A region from the Dendropsophus ebraccatus isolate aDenEbr1 chromosome 1, aDenEbr1.pat, whole genome shotgun sequence genome encodes:
- the LOC138785768 gene encoding olfactory receptor 11L1-like translates to MQQKNQTRVTEFFFLGFQVSQTLRLFLFCLFLVVYFLIICGNLLIFILVSTSKILHTPMYLFISQLSISDILLISDIVPSMLHILLNNGATMSFIRCMTQFYIFCVSEAFECFLLAVMSYDRYVAICNPLHYPSIMTSRYCFILAINCWLVGLSIMLIYTITAAKQDYCGPNIIDHVFCDLVPLLELACSNTFLIDLEVYLLSIPVVFIPTTIIVVSYTYIVLTVLRIPSSTGRQKAFSTCSSHLTVVSIYYWTIFSVYVVPTKGRTHTMSKVLSLLYTVFTPLANPIIYSLRNKDIKKAAQELFHKYVIW, encoded by the coding sequence ATGCAGCAGAAGAACCAGACACGGGTCACAGAATTTTTCTTCTTAGGATTTCAAGTCAGTCAAACTTTAAGActtttcctgttctgtctgttccTTGTGGTTTATTTCCTGATAATATGTGGGAACCTCCTGATCTTCATCCTGGTGTCCACCAgcaagatcctccacaccccaatgtacttgTTCATCTCACAGCTCTCCATCAGTGACATTTTGTTGATCTCAGATATTGTCCCAAGCATGCTCCATATCCTTCTGAATAATGGGGCCACCATGTCTTTTATCCGCTGTATGACTCAGTTTTATATTTTCTGCGTCTCAGAAGCTTTTGAATGTTTCCTCCTGGCTGTGATGTCCTATgacagatatgtggccatctgtaatcccCTCCATTATCCCTCTATTATGACAAGCAGATATTGTTTCATATTGGCCATTAATTGTTGGTTGGTTGGATTGTCTATTATGTTGATCTACACCATAACAGCAGCAAAGCAAGACTATTGTGGTCCAAACATTATTGACCATGTATTTTGCGACCTTGTCCCCTTACTAGAACTCGCCTGTTCCAACACCTTTCTCATTGACTTAGAGGTTTATTTATTGAGTATTCCAGTTGTCTTCATTCCAACTACAATCATTGTCGTATCTTATACTTACATTGTTTTAACAGTTTTAAGGATCCCATCCAGTACTGgtagacagaaagccttctccacctgtagctcccacctcacAGTGGTCTCCATATACTACTGGACTATATTCAGTGTATATGTTGTCCCAACAAAAGGCCGAACCCACACTATGAGTAAAGTCCTctccctgctgtatactgtgtttaCTCCCCTGGCCAACCCTATAATATACAGTCTGAGGAACAAAGATATTAAAAAAGCCGCTCAGGAACTATTCCATAAGTATGTTATCTGGTAA